The proteins below come from a single Hyperolius riggenbachi isolate aHypRig1 chromosome 8, aHypRig1.pri, whole genome shotgun sequence genomic window:
- the GCNA gene encoding germ cell nuclear acidic protein — protein sequence MKPTRTVCASPKPVLSMRLDDPVFVSDSDDDSIVIRSRWCDRSKTNRDKNIQKNNAQKSKSVPQNYKESCQNPPDEKHLGRLENVESPVAVSSDDEFECLMDRIKNWTKSQTPSSSSNRAQPKAPLTEPAKIPCLDVTNKKIKAKKKPQSCSDFSNSPYFTSDQDVKELIGGIEKPHPGNMSLPCKVHDCFLNDLSCPTSLYVKNFKQKKSELSARLYSFYNRTIFDQKLPDNMEILWNKKMRKTAGYCVTGQKKLPTIVRYARIELSEKVCDSADRLRDTLIHEICHAATWLINGVRDGHGQYWRFYARKATLVHPELPMVTRCHSYEINYKFTYECSRCKNTIGRHSKSLDTERFVCALCQGKLVLQTANGKNGSPSSTQLTPFAKYVKENYGCAKKEMTGKSHAEVMRKLSAEFSSKAKISN from the exons ATGAAGCCCACTAGAACAGTATGTGCAAGTCCGAAACCAGTTTTGTCTATGCGGTTGGATGATCCGGTCTTTGTGAGCGACAGTGATGATGATTCTATAGTTATAAGAAGCAGATGGTGTGACAGATCGAAGACAAATAGAGATAAGAATATCCAAAAGAATAATGCCCAGAAGTCAAAATCTGTGCCACAAAATTACAAGGAGAGCTGCCAGAATCCTCCTGATGAAAAGCACTTGGGAAGGCTGGAAAATGTGGAGAGTCCAGTAGCTGTAAGCTCTGATGACGAGTTTGAGTGTCTTATGGATCGCATTAAAAACTGGACCAAAAGCCAAACGCCATCTTCATCCTCAAACAGAGCTCAACCCAAAGCTCCATTAACAG AGCCTGCAAAAATACCGTGCTTGGATGTGACCAATAAAAAGATCAAGGCGAAAAAGAAACCTCAGTCATGCTCAGACTTTTCTAACAGTCCCTATTTCACTTCTGACCAAGATGTGAAAGAATTGATTGGTGGCATAGAAAAACCTCATCCGGGGAACAT GAGTCTTCCTTGTAAAGTACACGACTGCTTTCTGAATGATCTTTCCTGTCCTACTTCCCTGTATGTGAAGAATTTTAAGCAGAAAAAAAGTGAGCTTTCAGCAAGACTGTACAGTTTTTACAACCGCACCATTTTTGATCAAAAG CTTCCAGACAATATGGAAATACTTTGGAATAAAAAGATGAGAAAGACAGCTGGTTACTGTGTAACAGGACAGAAAAAGCTGCCTACAATAGTTCGCTATGCCAGGATAGAGCTATCGGAGAAGGTCTGTGATTCTGCAG ATCGACTTCGAGACACATTAATTCATGAAATTTGTCATGCTGCTACTTGGCTCATTAATGGTGTAAGAGATGGCCATGGTCAGTACTGGAGATTCTATGCTCGGAAGGCCACGCTTGTACACCCAGAATTGCCAATGGTCACTCGATGTCACTCCTATGAGATAAATTACAAGTTCACTTATGAATGCTCCCGCTGCAAAAACAC GATTGGGCGTCATTCCAAGTCTCTAGATACTGAAAGGTTTGTCTGTGCGTTATGTCAAGGAAAGCTGGTGCTGCAGACCGCTAACGGAAAGAATGGCTCCCCATCTTCCACTCAGCTGACTCCATTTGCaaaatatgttaaggagaattatGGATGCGCTAAGAAAGAAATGACGGGAAAGAGCCATGCAGAAGTAATGAGGAAACTTAGTGCCGAGTTCTCCAGCAAGGCGAAAATTTCTAATTAA